A single window of Streptomyces sp. NBC_00464 DNA harbors:
- a CDS encoding S8 family serine peptidase, which yields MRPHTASRGRRLTAFALTAALAGSLLSLSGPLAHAAPPAPAAKIPHPLGARKADVPKDVRHDKLGSHDRTLLQKARSGKEKTVTVLLAAPEGRTAQLRADLAGLGAHVATSDDRLGYVRATVPTEKAEKLAALGSVEAIDLGETFDLPDPSPVTAADRKAPAAGKPAAAPGKGTPAANPYLPTADTGAVDFVEDHPDWDGRGVTVGILDTGVDASHPALRTTTTGTPKIADWVTATDPVTDQDPTWLEMRTKVTGPSFSSGGVGWTAPEGAFQFQVFKESGTWGSELGGDVNRDGDYTDSFGVLYRKADHTIWVDTDLDHSFEADETVRPYAESGTMARFGTDDPATPVAESLPFTVEYRDDVDLSPRGGTSTGKTGDFVNIGIVSGAHGTHVAGIAAGHGLFGGKMNGAAPGARIVSERVCMFSSGCTSYALVEGMIDAVVNKHVDVVNLSVGGLPALNDGQNVRAVLYDRLIDEYGVQIFVSAGNDGPGMNTVGDPSVAGRVVSVGASVSRETWWADYGSRVTARQALFPFSARGPREDGGMKPTLLAPGAAVSSIPTWLPGSPVPQAGYELPPGYGMFNGTSMASPMAVGDAALLLSAAAGTGRGNVTPAALRAALTGSARFLDEEPAYAQGAGLLSVPAAWKTLAGRNPHGKRPEPTTYDVKAPVCGALSQMLATPDSGEGVYNRCSPQDGGQVTGKARTYDVEITRTGSGSSLTELSWLGNDGTFDAPRSVRLNRGDSTVVPVRARARTTGAHSAVLRVDDPATPGIDRMILVTVVVADRPASPSYRVTASGEAVRNRTRSLFVSVPKGATAVRVDLSRIAEGSQTRFLAVDPQGMPADDTAAGRCYTHYSDAKECDPTTRVYEHPMPGVWEFEVESRRTSPLLENPYRLTATVQGATLDPPAAVVAEAAVHAPLERNVTAVNHFAPVRAHAAGGALGALAEAHPTVGDQQMTGKQITVPRDASRFEVSMGNVSDPKADLDLFLVAQSGVLVGSSTNGGSEETITVDKPTPGYYFLQIAGVSVPSGSTEFDIQDTMFADSLGTASVEDDTPVDLASGASLGIRGRLVAETRPPAGRSLVGRFSLVTDENTVIGSSDVLIGTVTQPKAEVRAAFGPAVAFDLDDLGRVVGSRQQAGRSQPIRWDAATGVTALDNAGAREGHALGASDSAGYAVGQLTLPDGTRGGVWAPDGTLTTLPLPTWEAYTYDRAFAVNDAGKVVGNASGLVTDPATGRKLTVNEGFAWTKDGGFTKLPHLTPSQRSLTEPLALNNAGVVVGHSQKDGQRRAVRWTPDGTVTDLGTLPGMSDSSARDINEAGTVVGTSGHDAFVLKPGGAMTRLPDFGFDADAIQVNEAGWIVGTAELEPDVTTAVVWDPQGRMYDLGAMVDTHHWVPTEGIGVNNRGEVAFYAMDTTDGGSTKVVTAGLPG from the coding sequence GTGCGACCACACACCGCCTCCCGAGGGCGAAGGCTCACCGCCTTCGCCCTCACGGCCGCCCTGGCAGGCTCGCTGCTGAGCCTGTCCGGCCCGCTCGCCCACGCCGCGCCACCCGCCCCGGCCGCGAAGATCCCGCACCCGCTCGGGGCCCGGAAGGCCGACGTACCCAAGGACGTCCGGCACGACAAGCTCGGCTCCCACGACCGCACCCTGCTGCAGAAGGCACGGTCCGGCAAGGAGAAGACGGTCACCGTCCTGCTTGCCGCGCCCGAGGGCCGCACCGCACAGCTCCGTGCCGACCTCGCCGGGCTGGGCGCACACGTCGCGACGTCGGACGACCGGCTCGGCTACGTACGCGCGACCGTGCCGACGGAGAAGGCCGAGAAACTGGCGGCTCTCGGCAGCGTCGAAGCGATCGACCTCGGCGAGACCTTCGACCTTCCGGACCCGTCCCCCGTCACGGCGGCAGACCGGAAGGCCCCCGCCGCCGGCAAGCCCGCGGCCGCGCCCGGCAAGGGCACGCCCGCCGCCAACCCCTACCTGCCGACGGCCGACACCGGCGCCGTCGACTTCGTCGAGGACCACCCGGACTGGGACGGCCGCGGTGTCACCGTCGGCATCCTCGACACCGGCGTGGACGCGAGCCACCCTGCGCTGCGGACCACCACGACCGGCACCCCGAAGATCGCCGACTGGGTCACCGCCACCGACCCCGTGACGGACCAGGACCCGACCTGGCTGGAGATGCGCACCAAGGTCACCGGCCCGTCCTTCTCCAGCGGCGGTGTCGGCTGGACCGCCCCCGAAGGCGCCTTCCAGTTCCAGGTGTTCAAGGAGAGCGGCACCTGGGGCAGCGAGCTGGGCGGCGACGTCAACCGCGACGGCGACTACACGGACAGCTTCGGCGTCCTGTACCGCAAGGCCGACCACACCATCTGGGTCGACACCGATCTCGACCACTCCTTCGAAGCGGACGAGACCGTGCGGCCGTACGCCGAGAGCGGCACCATGGCCCGCTTCGGCACCGACGACCCGGCCACTCCCGTAGCCGAGTCGCTGCCCTTCACCGTCGAGTACCGCGACGACGTCGACCTTTCCCCGCGCGGCGGCACCAGCACCGGCAAGACCGGCGACTTCGTGAACATCGGCATCGTCTCCGGCGCTCACGGCACGCACGTGGCCGGTATCGCCGCCGGGCACGGTCTGTTCGGCGGGAAGATGAACGGCGCCGCGCCCGGCGCCCGCATCGTGTCCGAGCGGGTCTGCATGTTCAGCTCCGGCTGCACCTCCTACGCCCTGGTCGAGGGCATGATCGACGCCGTCGTGAACAAGCACGTCGATGTCGTCAACCTGTCCGTCGGCGGCCTGCCGGCCCTCAACGACGGCCAGAACGTCCGCGCGGTGCTCTACGACCGGCTCATCGACGAGTACGGCGTGCAGATCTTCGTCTCCGCCGGCAACGACGGTCCCGGCATGAACACCGTCGGGGACCCGTCCGTGGCCGGCCGCGTCGTCAGCGTCGGTGCCTCGGTCAGCCGGGAGACCTGGTGGGCCGACTACGGTTCGCGGGTTACCGCACGCCAGGCGCTCTTCCCGTTCTCCGCCCGCGGACCGCGTGAGGACGGCGGGATGAAGCCGACGCTGCTCGCGCCCGGCGCCGCCGTCTCCTCGATACCGACCTGGCTGCCCGGCTCGCCCGTCCCGCAGGCGGGGTACGAACTCCCGCCGGGATACGGCATGTTCAACGGCACCTCGATGGCCTCCCCGATGGCCGTGGGCGATGCCGCACTCCTGCTCTCCGCCGCGGCCGGAACAGGTCGCGGCAACGTCACGCCGGCCGCCCTGCGTGCCGCGCTGACGGGCTCCGCACGCTTCCTCGACGAGGAGCCCGCGTACGCCCAGGGAGCCGGCCTCCTCTCGGTGCCCGCGGCGTGGAAGACACTGGCCGGGAGGAACCCCCACGGCAAGCGGCCCGAGCCCACCACGTACGACGTCAAGGCTCCGGTCTGCGGCGCCCTGTCCCAGATGCTCGCCACCCCCGACAGCGGCGAGGGCGTCTACAACCGCTGCTCGCCCCAGGACGGTGGCCAGGTCACGGGCAAGGCCCGCACCTACGACGTCGAGATCACCCGCACCGGGTCGGGCAGCAGCCTCACCGAACTGTCCTGGCTCGGCAACGACGGCACCTTCGACGCTCCGAGGAGTGTCCGCCTGAACCGGGGTGACAGCACCGTCGTGCCCGTGCGCGCACGAGCCCGTACCACCGGCGCGCACTCCGCCGTCCTGCGCGTCGACGACCCTGCCACCCCCGGCATCGACCGGATGATCCTGGTCACCGTGGTCGTCGCGGACCGCCCCGCGAGTCCCTCCTACCGTGTGACGGCGTCGGGGGAGGCCGTTCGCAACCGCACCCGGTCGCTGTTCGTCTCCGTCCCGAAGGGAGCCACCGCCGTACGGGTCGACCTGTCCCGTATCGCCGAGGGTTCCCAGACCCGCTTCCTGGCCGTCGACCCCCAGGGCATGCCGGCCGACGACACCGCGGCCGGCCGCTGCTACACCCACTACTCCGACGCGAAGGAGTGCGATCCCACCACCCGGGTGTACGAGCATCCGATGCCCGGCGTCTGGGAGTTCGAGGTGGAGAGCCGGCGCACCTCACCGCTGCTGGAGAACCCCTACCGGCTGACCGCGACCGTCCAGGGCGCCACGCTGGACCCGCCGGCCGCCGTGGTCGCCGAGGCGGCAGTGCACGCCCCGCTGGAGCGGAACGTCACCGCCGTCAACCACTTCGCGCCCGTCCGCGCCCACGCCGCCGGCGGTGCCCTGGGCGCCCTGGCGGAGGCCCACCCCACGGTCGGCGACCAGCAGATGACCGGCAAGCAGATCACGGTGCCGCGCGACGCCTCACGCTTCGAGGTGTCGATGGGCAACGTGTCCGACCCCAAGGCCGACCTCGACCTGTTCCTGGTCGCCCAGAGCGGCGTGCTGGTCGGATCCTCCACCAACGGAGGCTCCGAGGAGACGATCACGGTCGACAAGCCGACCCCCGGCTACTACTTTCTCCAGATCGCCGGGGTGAGCGTGCCCTCCGGCAGCACGGAGTTCGACATCCAGGACACGATGTTCGCCGACTCCCTCGGCACCGCGAGCGTGGAGGACGACACCCCCGTCGACCTCGCCTCCGGCGCGTCGCTGGGCATCCGAGGCCGCCTCGTCGCCGAGACCAGGCCCCCGGCGGGCCGCAGCCTGGTCGGACGTTTCTCCCTGGTCACCGACGAGAACACCGTGATCGGCAGCTCCGACGTCCTGATCGGCACGGTCACCCAGCCGAAGGCGGAGGTCAGGGCCGCGTTCGGTCCCGCCGTCGCCTTCGACCTCGACGACCTCGGACGGGTCGTCGGATCCCGGCAGCAGGCCGGCCGATCCCAGCCCATCCGCTGGGACGCGGCGACCGGCGTCACCGCGCTCGACAACGCAGGCGCCCGCGAGGGCCACGCGCTGGGCGCGAGCGACTCCGCGGGCTACGCCGTGGGCCAGCTGACGCTGCCCGACGGCACCCGCGGCGGCGTGTGGGCCCCGGACGGCACGCTGACCACCCTGCCGCTACCCACCTGGGAGGCGTACACGTACGACCGGGCGTTCGCGGTCAACGACGCCGGCAAGGTCGTCGGCAACGCGTCCGGCCTGGTCACCGACCCGGCCACCGGCCGCAAGCTCACGGTCAACGAGGGCTTCGCCTGGACGAAGGACGGCGGCTTCACGAAGCTGCCCCACCTGACGCCGTCCCAGCGCAGCCTCACCGAACCGCTCGCCCTGAACAACGCCGGAGTGGTTGTCGGGCACTCCCAGAAGGACGGCCAGCGCCGGGCCGTCCGATGGACGCCGGACGGGACGGTCACCGACCTCGGGACGCTGCCGGGGATGAGCGACAGTTCCGCCCGGGACATCAACGAGGCCGGCACGGTCGTCGGCACCAGTGGTCACGACGCGTTCGTCCTGAAGCCGGGCGGCGCCATGACCCGGCTGCCCGACTTCGGTTTCGACGCGGACGCTATCCAGGTCAACGAGGCCGGCTGGATCGTCGGCACCGCCGAACTGGAGCCCGATGTCACGACCGCCGTGGTCTGGGACCCGCAGGGCCGGATGTACGACCTCGGAGCGATGGTGGACACCCACCACTGGGTGCCCACTGAGGGCATCGGGGTGAACAACCGGGGCGAGGTCGCGTTCTACGCCATGGACACGACGGACGGCGGCTCGACGAAGGTCGTCACGGCCGGACTTCCGGGCTGA
- a CDS encoding YhjD/YihY/BrkB family envelope integrity protein has product MSWTSRVQGFRSGAESRFPVLSELTSRLVSGNLLDAGTRLAAQAFLAAVPLLFALAAFAPQSVRDQLRESLRAMFGLTGPSDGELQQVLGRTDTEGLRETTGIVGALVALVSATSFSRAMARVCERAWVLPRAGTRIAAWRWAVWLLALLIVVLLQEPLRNGFGAGMWLGVPAFFLVSTVVWLWTQHLLLANRVRWLPLLPGALLAAAATSALALTARLYMPGALNRALGEYGSLGLVLTLLSWLIVVCGALTFAITIGAVLAQEPPLNRYFGTDGSEI; this is encoded by the coding sequence ATGTCGTGGACGAGCCGGGTGCAAGGCTTCCGGAGTGGGGCGGAGAGCCGGTTCCCGGTGCTCTCGGAGCTGACGAGCCGACTGGTGAGCGGCAATCTGCTGGACGCGGGCACCCGGCTCGCCGCCCAGGCGTTCCTGGCCGCGGTGCCCCTCCTGTTCGCTCTGGCGGCCTTCGCCCCGCAGAGCGTCAGGGACCAGCTCCGTGAGTCCCTGCGGGCCATGTTCGGACTGACCGGCCCGTCCGACGGAGAGCTGCAGCAGGTCCTGGGCCGGACCGATACCGAAGGGCTGCGGGAGACCACCGGGATCGTCGGCGCGCTCGTGGCTCTGGTGTCGGCCACGAGCTTCAGCCGGGCCATGGCCAGGGTGTGCGAGCGGGCCTGGGTGCTCCCGAGGGCCGGGACCAGGATCGCGGCCTGGCGGTGGGCGGTCTGGCTGCTGGCGCTGCTGATCGTGGTGCTTCTGCAGGAACCTCTCCGTAACGGCTTCGGGGCCGGCATGTGGCTGGGCGTCCCGGCCTTCTTCCTCGTCAGTACGGTGGTGTGGCTGTGGACTCAGCACCTGCTGCTGGCCAACCGGGTCCGGTGGCTGCCGCTGCTGCCGGGCGCCCTCCTGGCGGCGGCAGCCACGAGCGCGCTCGCGCTCACGGCCCGGCTCTACATGCCGGGCGCACTCAACAGGGCTCTGGGGGAGTACGGCTCACTGGGGCTGGTCCTCACCCTGCTGTCCTGGCTGATCGTGGTGTGCGGCGCGCTCACCTTCGCCATCACCATCGGTGCCGTACTCGCGCAGGAGCCGCCGCTGAATCGGTACTTCGGCACGGACGGCTCCGAAATCTGA
- a CDS encoding sensor histidine kinase: MRLFAARFGLRTRLIAAFLFVAAVSAATTATLTYREARSAILQQAQDTAVAQFRDRISARGVDLPPDPVGLRDTCLSLARDGKSHTWTVFAEYGDLRVSSSDRPTSTVITAALRAAARNNSHGSFQRVVKDGKPWLTVGMPTFFNRGDGRQPTGLVLYAVMPLATEEANVAAMVTAARDGALPALLIALVPALLAARSVLRPVRELRRAAAGIGRGELHTRIAVRGSDEIAELAWTFNESSTKLQESVDELRQAEERARRFASDVSHELRTPLAGMLAVTEVLDEDAAGLLPDTAAAVRLISAETGKLATLVEDLMEISRFDAGAIDLHSDEVDVAETIRKTLQARHWDQRVRTELPDGVRAVLDPRRFDVVVANLVGNALRHGTEPVTVRLRTGQRDGMARLVTEVEDSGPGIDAAVLPHIFDRFYKADAARTRSTGSGLGLAITRENVRLHGGTVHAANAPAGGAVFTVELPLEGE; encoded by the coding sequence ATGAGACTGTTCGCCGCCCGGTTCGGCCTGCGCACTCGGCTCATAGCCGCGTTCCTGTTCGTCGCCGCCGTCAGCGCCGCCACCACCGCGACCCTGACCTACCGCGAGGCCCGCTCCGCGATCCTGCAGCAGGCGCAGGACACCGCCGTCGCCCAGTTCCGCGACCGGATCAGCGCCCGGGGTGTAGACCTTCCACCGGACCCGGTCGGACTGCGGGACACCTGCCTCTCCCTGGCCCGCGACGGCAAGTCGCACACCTGGACCGTCTTCGCCGAGTACGGGGACCTGCGGGTCTCCTCCTCGGACCGGCCGACCTCCACCGTGATCACGGCGGCGCTGCGGGCGGCGGCCCGGAACAACAGCCACGGCTCGTTCCAACGGGTGGTCAAGGACGGCAAACCCTGGCTGACCGTCGGCATGCCGACCTTCTTCAACCGCGGCGACGGCCGCCAGCCCACCGGCCTCGTCCTCTACGCCGTGATGCCGCTCGCCACCGAGGAGGCCAACGTAGCCGCCATGGTCACCGCGGCCCGCGACGGCGCCCTGCCCGCCCTGCTCATCGCCCTGGTCCCCGCCCTGCTCGCCGCGCGCAGCGTCCTGCGCCCGGTACGCGAACTGCGCCGCGCCGCCGCCGGCATCGGCCGGGGCGAACTCCATACCCGGATCGCGGTCCGCGGCTCCGACGAGATCGCCGAACTGGCCTGGACGTTCAACGAGTCGTCGACCAAGCTCCAGGAGTCCGTCGACGAGCTCCGCCAGGCCGAGGAACGGGCCCGGCGCTTTGCCTCGGACGTCTCGCACGAACTGCGCACCCCGCTCGCCGGCATGCTCGCCGTCACCGAGGTGCTCGACGAGGACGCCGCCGGGCTGCTCCCCGACACCGCGGCGGCCGTCCGGCTGATCAGCGCGGAGACCGGGAAGCTCGCCACGCTCGTCGAGGACCTCATGGAGATCTCCCGCTTCGACGCCGGTGCCATCGATCTCCACAGCGACGAGGTCGACGTGGCCGAGACCATCCGCAAGACCCTCCAGGCCCGTCACTGGGACCAACGCGTCCGTACCGAACTTCCCGACGGCGTAAGGGCGGTGCTCGACCCGCGCCGATTCGACGTGGTCGTCGCCAACCTGGTCGGCAACGCATTGCGGCACGGCACCGAGCCCGTCACCGTACGCCTGCGGACCGGGCAGCGGGACGGGATGGCCCGGCTGGTGACGGAGGTCGAGGACAGCGGCCCGGGCATCGACGCCGCGGTACTCCCGCACATCTTCGACCGCTTCTACAAGGCCGACGCCGCGCGCACACGGTCGACGGGGAGCGGACTGGGCCTGGCGATCACCCGGGAGAACGTCAGGCTGCACGGCGGCACGGTCCATGCCGCGAACGCGCCTGCGGGAGGCGCGGTGTTCACCGTCGAGCTGCCGCTGGAGGGGGAATGA
- a CDS encoding response regulator transcription factor, translating to MPRVLLIEDDPSVREGVELGLRRRGHEMRTVGTGEAGLAALDDFRPELVLLDLMLPGMNGVQVCRRIRETSQLPIIMLTARGDDFDVVVGLEAGADDYIVKPARTEVIEARIRAVLRRLAEPAGRGGVETHGALTVDRVGLAVSKTGERILLAPSELKLLLHLSASPEQVFSRQQLLEYVWEHSYHGDARLVDACVRRLRQKIEDVAGNPRYIQTVRGFGYRFGPVG from the coding sequence ATGCCTCGCGTGCTGCTGATCGAAGACGACCCCTCCGTACGGGAAGGGGTCGAGCTGGGGCTGCGCAGGCGCGGGCACGAGATGCGGACCGTCGGAACGGGCGAGGCGGGACTGGCCGCCCTGGACGACTTCCGGCCCGAACTCGTCCTGCTCGACCTCATGCTGCCGGGGATGAACGGCGTCCAGGTCTGCCGCCGCATCCGCGAGACCAGCCAGCTGCCGATCATCATGCTCACCGCGCGCGGCGACGACTTCGACGTGGTCGTGGGACTGGAGGCCGGCGCCGACGACTACATCGTCAAGCCCGCCCGTACCGAGGTCATAGAGGCCAGGATCCGCGCGGTGCTGCGACGGCTCGCCGAACCCGCCGGGCGCGGCGGCGTCGAGACCCACGGCGCACTGACCGTCGACCGAGTCGGCCTCGCCGTCTCGAAGACGGGGGAGCGGATACTGCTCGCCCCCTCCGAACTGAAGCTGCTGCTTCATCTGTCGGCCTCGCCCGAGCAGGTCTTCAGCCGCCAGCAGCTCCTCGAATACGTGTGGGAGCACAGCTACCACGGGGACGCCCGGCTGGTCGACGCGTGTGTGCGCAGGCTGCGGCAGAAGATCGAGGACGTGGCGGGCAACCCCCGCTACATCCAGACCGTCCGTGGCTTCGGCTACCGCTTCGGCCCCGTCGGATGA
- the murJ gene encoding murein biosynthesis integral membrane protein MurJ produces MTAADATTGTVAPEQRERQGSGSVLRSGAVMAAGSVVSRATGFIRSAVVVAALGTGLPADGYTVANTVPNILYMLLIGGALNAVFVPELVRAAREHSDGGAAYTDRLLTLCTVGLLALTALAVVGAPLIISVYAPTYDDGQAELTIALARYCLPQILFYGLFTLLGQVLNARNRFGAMMWTPVLNNLVIIAVFGLYLWTAASSHGELTSAQAQWLGWGTTAGIAVQTLALVPALRAAKFRWRPRFDWRGSGLTRPLRAAGWLVMLVLTNQAAYWVVTRLSTTTGQHAADQHLAGGAGYTAYSYAYQLWVVPQGIVTVSLVTALMPRMSRSAADGDLAGVRRDISYALRTSAAVVVPAAAALLALAPWVMGSVFGYGQTGPADITVMAGMMAAFAPGLIAFSGQYVLSRGFYAMGDTRTPFLLNLVIAAFNAGLSVAAYLLLPARWAVTGMAGAYSVALFAGFAVTAYVLHRRVSASGARRPSLLRSPGVWAHVRLVAACVPAGLLAYGAARAVDTDGPGIGDFAAAGTGVVVLFLVVALLARPLRLTEVATALSAVRGRLRRT; encoded by the coding sequence GTGACGGCCGCGGACGCGACCACCGGCACGGTCGCCCCCGAGCAGCGCGAACGCCAGGGCTCCGGCTCGGTGCTGCGCAGCGGCGCCGTCATGGCCGCCGGTTCCGTCGTCTCGCGGGCGACGGGTTTCATACGCTCGGCGGTCGTCGTCGCCGCACTCGGCACCGGACTTCCGGCCGACGGCTACACGGTCGCCAACACCGTCCCCAACATCCTCTACATGCTGCTGATCGGTGGCGCCCTCAACGCCGTGTTCGTCCCCGAACTCGTCCGGGCCGCCCGGGAGCACAGCGACGGCGGCGCCGCCTACACCGACCGCCTCCTCACCCTCTGTACGGTCGGGCTGCTCGCCCTCACCGCGCTCGCCGTCGTCGGCGCCCCGCTGATCATCTCGGTGTACGCGCCCACCTACGACGACGGGCAAGCCGAACTCACCATCGCCCTGGCCCGCTACTGCCTGCCGCAGATCCTTTTCTACGGGCTCTTCACCCTCCTCGGACAAGTACTCAACGCCCGCAACCGGTTCGGCGCGATGATGTGGACCCCCGTCCTCAACAACCTCGTGATCATCGCGGTGTTCGGGCTCTACCTCTGGACGGCCGCGAGTTCGCACGGCGAACTGACCTCGGCCCAGGCACAGTGGCTCGGCTGGGGGACCACCGCCGGGATCGCCGTGCAGACCCTCGCGCTGGTGCCCGCCCTGCGCGCCGCGAAGTTCCGCTGGCGGCCGCGGTTCGACTGGCGCGGCAGCGGACTCACCCGCCCGCTGCGGGCAGCCGGCTGGCTCGTCATGCTCGTGCTCACCAACCAGGCCGCCTACTGGGTGGTGACCCGGCTCTCCACCACCACCGGCCAGCACGCGGCGGACCAGCACCTGGCGGGCGGCGCCGGCTACACCGCGTACAGCTACGCCTATCAGCTGTGGGTGGTGCCGCAGGGCATCGTGACCGTCAGCCTCGTCACCGCGCTGATGCCGCGGATGAGCCGGTCCGCCGCCGACGGCGATCTGGCCGGGGTGCGGCGGGACATCTCGTACGCACTGCGGACCTCCGCCGCCGTCGTGGTCCCGGCCGCCGCAGCCCTGCTCGCACTCGCCCCCTGGGTGATGGGGTCCGTCTTCGGGTACGGACAGACCGGCCCGGCGGACATCACCGTGATGGCGGGCATGATGGCCGCCTTCGCGCCCGGACTCATCGCCTTCTCCGGACAGTACGTGCTCTCCCGCGGCTTCTACGCGATGGGCGACACCCGCACGCCCTTCCTCCTCAACCTGGTCATCGCCGCGTTCAACGCCGGGCTCTCGGTCGCCGCCTATCTGCTGCTGCCCGCGCGCTGGGCGGTGACGGGGATGGCCGGGGCGTACTCCGTGGCCCTGTTCGCCGGGTTCGCCGTCACCGCGTACGTACTGCACCGCAGGGTCTCCGCATCCGGGGCGCGGAGGCCCTCGCTGCTGCGCTCGCCGGGGGTGTGGGCACATGTCCGGCTGGTGGCCGCGTGCGTGCCCGCGGGGCTGCTGGCGTACGGGGCGGCCCGCGCCGTCGACACGGACGGACCGGGAATCGGGGACTTCGCCGCGGCCGGGACCGGAGTGGTTGTCCTCTTCCTGGTGGTGGCACTGCTGGCCCGCCCGCTGCGGCTGACCGAGGTCGCCACCGCGCTGAGCGCCGTCCGCGGGCGGCTGCGGCGCACCTGA
- a CDS encoding lipid II:glycine glycyltransferase FemX: MSALLATGERSRDQELRICGLTAAEHRTQVATHADASFLQYPSWADVKEQWKSETVGWLGDHGELAGSALILYRQFPGTRKYFAYIPEGPVANWADPGIDRWLRPLMAHLRGAGAFAVRIGPSPAYRRWDTARLKAATGPGRTVGDVLASEVDPLGAAVADRLRARGWRRCGGDGDDADAQPRYVFRVPLAGRTPEDLWSGLNQEWRRNVRRAGKAGVRIVTGGAAELPEFHRLLRITEERDGFRLGRSLAYYQRQYAALNAEQPGRMKLCLAVHQGEILAAHTMISTGRRVWYQTGASADHRREVRPSNALQWQMLLDAQAQGAEVYDMRGVSSTLDPDDRPFGLLRWKFGTGGQVVETLGEWETSVGGAANKALYRAFQAYLAHR; this comes from the coding sequence ATGTCAGCGCTGCTCGCGACCGGAGAACGCAGCCGTGACCAGGAACTGCGCATATGCGGTCTGACCGCCGCCGAGCACCGGACACAGGTGGCCACGCACGCGGACGCGAGCTTTCTCCAGTACCCGTCCTGGGCCGACGTGAAAGAGCAGTGGAAGTCGGAAACGGTCGGCTGGCTCGGCGACCACGGTGAATTGGCTGGGAGTGCGTTGATTCTCTACCGGCAATTTCCGGGCACCCGGAAATACTTCGCCTATATACCGGAAGGGCCGGTCGCGAACTGGGCCGATCCCGGAATCGACCGCTGGCTCCGGCCGCTCATGGCCCATCTGCGCGGCGCGGGGGCGTTCGCCGTACGCATCGGACCGTCCCCGGCCTACCGCCGCTGGGACACCGCCCGGCTCAAGGCCGCCACCGGCCCCGGCCGCACGGTGGGTGACGTACTGGCGAGCGAGGTCGATCCGCTCGGGGCGGCAGTGGCCGACCGGCTCCGGGCCCGTGGCTGGCGGCGCTGCGGCGGGGACGGCGACGACGCCGACGCCCAGCCCCGGTACGTCTTCCGGGTGCCCCTCGCCGGACGGACCCCCGAGGATCTGTGGTCCGGGCTCAATCAGGAGTGGCGCCGCAACGTCCGCCGGGCCGGAAAGGCGGGGGTGCGCATCGTCACCGGCGGTGCGGCCGAACTCCCCGAGTTCCACCGCCTGTTGCGGATCACCGAAGAACGCGACGGCTTCCGGCTCGGCCGCTCCCTCGCCTACTACCAGCGCCAGTACGCCGCGCTCAACGCCGAACAGCCGGGCCGGATGAAGCTCTGCCTCGCCGTGCACCAGGGCGAGATCCTCGCCGCCCACACCATGATCAGCACCGGGCGCCGGGTCTGGTACCAGACGGGCGCCTCCGCCGACCACCGCCGCGAGGTCCGCCCCAGCAACGCCCTGCAGTGGCAGATGCTCCTCGACGCACAGGCCCAGGGGGCGGAGGTGTACGACATGCGCGGGGTATCCTCCACGCTCGATCCCGACGACCGCCCCTTCGGGCTGCTGCGCTGGAAGTTCGGCACCGGAGGGCAGGTCGTGGAGACCCTCGGAGAGTGGGAGACATCGGTGGGCGGAGCAGCCAACAAGGCGCTGTACCGGGCGTTCCAGGCCTATCTGGCACACCGGTGA